The genomic region TACGAAGTTAAAAAAAAATAGTTTACCTCTGGCTTTTCTCTCCCCAGCCGTTATTTTTGTTCTCCTGATCACCTTTCTTCCGATCCTGCACGCGATAAGTATAAGTTTCTATGAAACGTCTTACCTTCAAAAAACGGAGTTTATAGGTTTTCATCACTATTGGAATTACCTTCAGGAACCCGCAGGTCGTCAAAATATTCTGAACTCCCTGATTTATGTGTTTGGTTCTCTGATATTGGCCGTGCCTTTTGGAGTTCTACTGGCCACGCTTCTCCACCGTAATCTGCGATTTAGAACCCTTTTCCGGACTCTCATCGTTCTCCCCTGGGTTGTAGCCCAACTTATCAGTGCACTTCTCTGGAGTTGGTTGATTAACCCAAACTATGGGCCTGTTAATTACTTTATTCAACTTTGGTTTGGTTTTCCCGTGGATTTTCTCAGCCAACCCCTAACGGCCATGCCTACCCTGATCCTCGTTAATGTCTGGCGGTCTTTTCCTTATCCCATGTTATTAACTCTGGCCGCACTCCAAACCATTCCAGAGGAACTCCTGGAAGCTGCAAAGGTAGACGGGGCCTCGGCCTGGACCCGATTCTGGCGAATTACCCTCCCCCTCATCCAGAATACGCTTTTAATTGCAATTATTATGCTGAGCCTGTACTACTTCAATATGGTTACCCTTCCCCTGGTTTTAACCGGTGGAGGACCCCTGGGGGCCACGGAGGTTATCTCCCTTCGAGTATATCGAGAGGCTTTTAATTTTTATCATATCGGCTACGGCTCCGCCATAGCTATTTATATTTTATTATTCAATATACTTTTTAGTCTTCTATATATAAAGATTTTGAGGACTGAAGCTGTGGGTTAAAGAAAGTACTGAGTACTGGGTGGTGAGTTTTAACTCACCATTCAGTCGTGTATAGGGATGTCTCGGCGACCCGGTAAATTTTCAAAATATCTTGAATCGATGGTTGTTTATGGGATTCTTATAGGTACCTCTCTGTTTGCTATTTTTCCCATTGTGTGGGCCATTTTAACTTCTCTTAAACAAGAAGCTACTATTTTTCTCTATCCTCCTCAGTGGCTGCCCCATCCGATAACCCTTGAAAATTACCTCCACATCCTTTATAACTCCAATATGCCCCGCTACTTCTTGAACAGCCTGTGGGTAGTTTTCATGACCATTCTCTTGAGTCTGACCCTCTCTTCCCATGGGGGATACGCGGCTGCACGTTTTTCCTTTAAGGGAAAAAATACCCTGTTGTTTATTATTCTCCTGACAGTTATGATTCCGGGCATTGTGGTCTTAATTCCTCTTTATATGCTGGCCACTCAGGTAGGATTGCTGGATACTTACTGGGTTTTGATTCTGGTTTATACGGCCTGGCAAATTCCGGCGGTTTTATGGCTGATGCGAGGGTTCTTTGAAACTATTCCCAGGGAATTGGAAGAAGCTGCCCTCATAGATGGATGTTCCAGGCCCGGAGCATTTTATCGAATCATCTGGCCTCTAACCCGACCCGGATTGGCCGCAGCAGCAGTTATTGTCTTTGTAAATGTCTGGAATGAGTTTATTCTGGCTGCTACTTTAACAACCTCTGATGATAAACGTCTGATTCCTGTAGGACTTTATTACTACATCGGAGCCTATGGCATTGAATGGGGTAAATTAATGGCAGCCGTCTGTATAGCTTTGCTTCCCATTATCCTTTTGTTTATATTCCTCCAGCGCAGTTTCATTAAAGGACTATCATCGGGATCTGTAAAGGGTTAGTTGTCCGTTGTTTGTTAGAAGTTGCGTGGAGTTGACAGATTCAAAGGGAGGATAGAAATCAACAAGCAAAGGACAGCGGACAGGAATATGAAAATAGATCAGGTAGAAGTAATTCCCATTCGGATACCCAACCGGGTTCCTATGAAGCTTTCCACCATGCTTTTAGAATTTCAAGATAATGTGATTGTCCGGCTAAGGGCGGGGGATTTAACTGGAATTGGTGAGACTGAGCCGATTTACGGGTTTCAGGGATGCGGAGAATCCCAGGTAACCATAGTTCCTTTGATTCGAGAGCGATTTACACCACTCCTTTTAGGACGAAGTCCCTTTGACATCGAACGGATGGTTCGAGACCTGGAGAAGGCTGTTTGGGGTAATCCCTATGCTAAAGCGGCCGTAATCAATGCGCTGTATGATCTCATGGCAAAAGCCTTGGGGCTTCCTCTCTATCAACTCCTGGGTGGCTGCTATCGTGAGAAGATACCGGTGGTATGGACCATTGGGATTAAAGATAAAAAGGAGATGGTAGAAGAGGCCCTCTGGGCTGTGGATCGAGGTTTTAAGTTGTTAAAATTAAAGATAGGGGCTTTAGCGCCCGAGATGGATTTACAAAACATCGCAGCGATTCGAGAGGCTGTAGGACCCGACATCGGGATTCGTGTCGATGCCAACGGTGCCCTCAGTTTTACCCAGGCTTTGAAACTCCTCACCGGGTTAATTCCCTTTAATTTGGAGCTGGTGGAACAGCCTCTGGCTATATGGGATCTGGATGGGATGGCTCGACTTATTGAGCTTTTAGGTATTCCGATTATGCCCGATGAAAGCCTCCACTCCCTTCAATCTGCTCTGGACCTGATTATGAAAAGGGCCGCTTCCATCTTTGGAATGAAACTGGCCAAACACGGGGGGATTTATTATGCTCAGAGAATTGCCGCCCTGGCTCAGGCTGCCAACCTCCCCATTTATCCGGGAAATCAGCCGAGTACCAGTATAGGATCGGCTACCGCTGCCCATTTCTATGCAGCGACATGGAATGCTACTTTAGGAGGAGATTTTCATATAGGTCCTGCCGGGTGGCTTGCCGATGATATCGTCAAAAATCCCCTGGTCGTTCGGGATGGCCATGCCTTTGTCCCCCAGGGGATTGGAATTGGAATGGAACTGGATGAAGAGAAATTAGCTAAATATACCAGGAAGATCTAGTAGTTCTTTGTCTATTGTCCGTTGTTCCTTGTAGTAGGTCAAACGTCTCGTTTGATGCTGAAGGAAGTTATTTATGGAATTGAAGGCCCGCCTTCCACGGCGTTGGAATAAGGGCGAACAGGGACAATTCTAAATGCCGTCCCGCGAACAACGGGCAACAGATACACTCAGATGAAAAGCGAACACCGCTTATTATCGCGTCGTACCTTTCTCCAGAAAGCCGGACAGATAGGGGCTGCTACGGGACTCCTGGCTACCGGTGGATTTCCCACCCTGCGGAGAGCCCGGGCTCAGGATAAAAAATCCGTAACCCTTCGGTACTGGACTTTCTTAAATCCAAAGGATCCGAATCCCCGCTCTCAAGCTCAGAATCAGATCCTTGAGAGTTTCGAAGCAAAATATCCCCATATCAAGGTTTCGGTAGAAATTGTTCCCTGGCAAACCACCGGACTCCAGTTGATTCAGGCGGCCCAGGCTGGTAAAACACCCGATGTAATCAGCATGTTTAACCTTTATCTGGCCCAGCAAGTGGCCGCTAAAACGATTCTTCCTTTAGATGAATATCTTCAAGGATGGAGTCCGGAACAGCAACAAGATTTTATTTATCCCCTGGAGCAGGTTAGCTTCGAGGGACGCAGGATGGCTTTTTTCCGGGATCTGAGGGTTCGACTTCTCTGGTACCGAAAGGATTGGCTGGGAGAAGCCGGATTTGGGACTCCTCGAAGCTGGGAGGAATTGGCCCGGGCAGCTCAAGCCGTTACCACAGGTCGTCGGACCGGCTTTACCATGGCCATGGAGAGATCCAGGGACAAGGGGGTTCAGCTCGGTCAGTTTATGATCAGTAATCTCTGGGCCCAGGGAATTAATATTCTGGATGATCAGGGGAAGGCTAATTTTAATAACGAAGCAGGAGCTCGGATTTTTCAATTCCTTTACGATTTAGTTCATACTTACAAAGCCATGCCCCTCAGTGTCATCTCTGTGGATTCCGATACCAGCTTGCAGATGATCAAATCCGGCGCAACGGCCATGATTACGGAAGGAAGCCATCGGGTTTCCACGGCCCGGGCCGGTCAGGGGGTCGGCATGAACCTGGCTACCACGCCCATTCCTTCCCCTGAGCCGGATAAACCTTGTCCGGCATTGACCACCGGACAGGTCCTCATGATGGGTAAAGATTGTAAGAATCGGGAGGAGGCCTGGTTATTCATCGAACATTCTATCAGTCCAGAACAACAAGCCCTGATCGGTAAAGTAGCTCAGGAGATGCCGACCCGTAAATCCTCCTATCAAGACCCCTGGTTTAAAACCCCTGAAGCCGCAGAAATGCTAGCCTGGGTGGAGTATGTTCAAAAAACTTCTCGACCCTTCATTTTTCCGGAAAAAGTAGAGATTCTTTTTGATACCATAGCCGGAGCCGCCCAGGAAGTCATCACCCGACGTAAACCGATCCCCCAGGCCCTGGAAGAGGCCGCAGCAAGATGGAATAAGGAAAAAGGAGGAGGATCTTAAAAAGATCCCGGTCGGCTGTTTTTAGTCCAGAGGATCTTGATTTTTCCTCATCCCCTTGCTTAGCCTCCCAGACTATCCAACGTTTCTTGTAAACTCTTCCGAATACAAGTAATCGTCGGGGTATCCCGTACGGTGTATCGGCTCCCTTCGGTTTCCCGCAGTTCCATGACCAAATCAAGGAAATCCTCCGGTTTGTCGGTTTCAAAGGCAACTACAAATTCTTGATCGTCGAGGCCGAAAGAGTAAGTGGTATTCAACTTTACAGAGGTATAACGGCTCCCAATCTCAATGTGTTCGTCCATAATTCCCTGTCGGGCCGGTTTGGTCATCAGATACCACTCCCGCTTCTTTACGAAGGGATAGACAAACAAGAATTTGGACTGGGCCGGGATGATTTGTAACCGACTTTCTCCATGCTCCGGGCTAATCTTATCCACATAGATCGAACGTTTGGTCATGGCCAGAAAGGAATAGGGAGTATCTAAATACTTCCCAAGGCCTGTGGATAGCAAACTGGTGCTCATCTCTTGAAAAGACTCCAGGGAATAAGAAATCCGCCATAGCAAAAAGTCGGTTTCAGGTCGAATCCCCACCGTGGTATAACTGTAGGTCATAACCTTCGAAGGGGAGTCCTTCGAAGCAAATTCTTCGACTACGGAGATGAATTCCTTTTTACCGAGCTCTCGTTCCGACTGAGAAAGTCGTCTCCAGATTGGATCCACTTTATAAAAAGCAAAATTAACAAATTGCCGTTTCACTTCAGGCATACTTAAATAACAATGAATAACAATGAACAATGAACAATAAACAATGAACAATTGTTCATGGTTAATTGTTAATTGACTTTGAAAGCTTCTGGAGATATTTTACTTACAGCTTTTACTCCCTTGTTGTACATCAGTTTACAGAACTATAAAGGATATTTCAATCTTTTTTTACTTCTTAAGACTCGGCGGTATCATGATTATTACATCATCTCTGGGTGGAGGTAAGCAAGGAGATCCCTCTCTGTACGTGGATCTGGTGGATAAAAAGATGGGGCTGCTGTTCGATTGTGGATTTAATAATTTTACCGTAGCTCAGATCAAAAAAATTGCTTTTATTTTTGTATCCCATACCCATGTGGATCACTTCATCGGGTTTGATATCATCTTGAGGATGAGTCTGGATGAGCCTAAATCCCTTGTCGTATACGGACCTCCCGGGATCCTTCAGAATGTCCGGGGGAAGTTAAACGGGTATACCTGGAATATCTGCCACGATTTAAAGTTAAAGATCACTGTGGTAGAAATCCGGAATGGGAAGCGAATATCCGCTTCCTATTATAGCCATCGGGGATTTCAAGAAGAAGATATTTCCGAGGGGGAAGCCTCTTCCGTTTTAGTAGAGACCGAAGATTTTAAAGTGGAGTATACTGCCCTGGATCATATGATTCCTTCGTTTGGATATGCCTTTACCGAGAAAGATTCC from Candidatus Limnocylindrales bacterium harbors:
- a CDS encoding sugar ABC transporter permease, giving the protein MRQMVPEVKENPENSSIKTYPGALTFLKKHVFSSKGLRDKFSTKLKKNSLPLAFLSPAVIFVLLITFLPILHAISISFYETSYLQKTEFIGFHHYWNYLQEPAGRQNILNSLIYVFGSLILAVPFGVLLATLLHRNLRFRTLFRTLIVLPWVVAQLISALLWSWLINPNYGPVNYFIQLWFGFPVDFLSQPLTAMPTLILVNVWRSFPYPMLLTLAALQTIPEELLEAAKVDGASAWTRFWRITLPLIQNTLLIAIIMLSLYYFNMVTLPLVLTGGGPLGATEVISLRVYREAFNFYHIGYGSAIAIYILLFNILFSLLYIKILRTEAVG
- a CDS encoding carbohydrate ABC transporter permease; protein product: MSRRPGKFSKYLESMVVYGILIGTSLFAIFPIVWAILTSLKQEATIFLYPPQWLPHPITLENYLHILYNSNMPRYFLNSLWVVFMTILLSLTLSSHGGYAAARFSFKGKNTLLFIILLTVMIPGIVVLIPLYMLATQVGLLDTYWVLILVYTAWQIPAVLWLMRGFFETIPRELEEAALIDGCSRPGAFYRIIWPLTRPGLAAAAVIVFVNVWNEFILAATLTTSDDKRLIPVGLYYYIGAYGIEWGKLMAAVCIALLPIILLFIFLQRSFIKGLSSGSVKG
- a CDS encoding enolase C-terminal domain-like protein, with amino-acid sequence MKIDQVEVIPIRIPNRVPMKLSTMLLEFQDNVIVRLRAGDLTGIGETEPIYGFQGCGESQVTIVPLIRERFTPLLLGRSPFDIERMVRDLEKAVWGNPYAKAAVINALYDLMAKALGLPLYQLLGGCYREKIPVVWTIGIKDKKEMVEEALWAVDRGFKLLKLKIGALAPEMDLQNIAAIREAVGPDIGIRVDANGALSFTQALKLLTGLIPFNLELVEQPLAIWDLDGMARLIELLGIPIMPDESLHSLQSALDLIMKRAASIFGMKLAKHGGIYYAQRIAALAQAANLPIYPGNQPSTSIGSATAAHFYAATWNATLGGDFHIGPAGWLADDIVKNPLVVRDGHAFVPQGIGIGMELDEEKLAKYTRKI
- a CDS encoding extracellular solute-binding protein, which translates into the protein MKSEHRLLSRRTFLQKAGQIGAATGLLATGGFPTLRRARAQDKKSVTLRYWTFLNPKDPNPRSQAQNQILESFEAKYPHIKVSVEIVPWQTTGLQLIQAAQAGKTPDVISMFNLYLAQQVAAKTILPLDEYLQGWSPEQQQDFIYPLEQVSFEGRRMAFFRDLRVRLLWYRKDWLGEAGFGTPRSWEELARAAQAVTTGRRTGFTMAMERSRDKGVQLGQFMISNLWAQGINILDDQGKANFNNEAGARIFQFLYDLVHTYKAMPLSVISVDSDTSLQMIKSGATAMITEGSHRVSTARAGQGVGMNLATTPIPSPEPDKPCPALTTGQVLMMGKDCKNREEAWLFIEHSISPEQQALIGKVAQEMPTRKSSYQDPWFKTPEAAEMLAWVEYVQKTSRPFIFPEKVEILFDTIAGAAQEVITRRKPIPQALEEAAARWNKEKGGGS
- a CDS encoding chlorite dismutase family protein encodes the protein MPEVKRQFVNFAFYKVDPIWRRLSQSERELGKKEFISVVEEFASKDSPSKVMTYSYTTVGIRPETDFLLWRISYSLESFQEMSTSLLSTGLGKYLDTPYSFLAMTKRSIYVDKISPEHGESRLQIIPAQSKFLFVYPFVKKREWYLMTKPARQGIMDEHIEIGSRYTSVKLNTTYSFGLDDQEFVVAFETDKPEDFLDLVMELRETEGSRYTVRDTPTITCIRKSLQETLDSLGG
- a CDS encoding MBL fold metallo-hydrolase; protein product: MIITSSLGGGKQGDPSLYVDLVDKKMGLLFDCGFNNFTVAQIKKIAFIFVSHTHVDHFIGFDIILRMSLDEPKSLVVYGPPGILQNVRGKLNGYTWNICHDLKLKITVVEIRNGKRISASYYSHRGFQEEDISEGEASSVLVETEDFKVEYTALDHMIPSFGYAFTEKDSYNVNKERLASLGFSPGPWLKELKERARNPLRLDEMIRVQGKWYPVQILKEQLLEFKKGRKIAYVTDTIFDEITRKKITQLVREADLFYCESCFLEKDRDKAKISHHLTAREAGILAREAQVKKLILFHISRRYQEIESSLEEARKEFAATE